The Sinorhizobium meliloti genome includes a window with the following:
- a CDS encoding NCS2 family permease: MNYQSKVAGDPASPEKPGPGGAIDRLFEVTRSGSTIRTEIIAALTTFLAASYVIVVNPAILQNAGIPFSGGVTATVLVSFIGSCAMGLYARSPILVAPGMGINALFAYTMVMGAKVPLEIALGCVFWAGVLFTILAILNLRTAVIEAVPKDLRYGIACGIGLFIALIGLENAKFIVASPDTIVALTQFTPVTLTFIAGFIITAALVVRRIPGAMMTGMIITTVLAIPIGRLWGDGSAFAGGTPDVQTLVNWSGLFAAPDFSFVGRIDLLGALQVAYAPFIFVFLFTNFVEALSTFLGLAEAANLKDESGMPRNIKESMHVDAVAALISAPLGTSPATVYLESGAGIAQGGRTGLVAFIAGLLFLPFLFLSPLLSLVPTIATAPVLILTGLFMSAPMGQINWADMEDAIPAFLAIVLIPLTFSITLGLSLAIIAFVMMKLALGKVSEVKPVMWFVAVLAAMLVMQVQ; encoded by the coding sequence ATGAACTATCAGTCGAAAGTCGCGGGAGATCCCGCCAGCCCGGAGAAACCCGGGCCCGGCGGCGCCATAGACCGCCTATTTGAGGTCACCCGCAGCGGATCGACGATCCGCACGGAAATCATCGCCGCCCTGACGACGTTCCTGGCGGCGTCCTATGTCATCGTGGTCAATCCCGCAATTCTCCAGAATGCGGGCATTCCGTTTTCCGGAGGGGTCACGGCCACGGTCCTGGTCAGCTTCATCGGCAGCTGCGCCATGGGGCTTTACGCGCGCAGTCCCATTCTCGTCGCGCCCGGCATGGGCATCAACGCCCTGTTTGCCTACACGATGGTGATGGGGGCGAAAGTGCCGCTGGAGATCGCTCTCGGCTGCGTGTTCTGGGCCGGCGTTCTCTTCACTATCCTCGCCATACTCAACCTGCGCACGGCTGTCATCGAGGCGGTCCCGAAGGACCTGCGCTACGGAATTGCTTGCGGCATCGGTCTGTTCATTGCACTGATTGGCCTGGAGAATGCCAAGTTCATCGTCGCCAGCCCAGATACGATCGTCGCCCTGACCCAGTTCACGCCGGTCACGCTCACCTTCATCGCCGGCTTCATCATCACGGCTGCCCTGGTAGTGCGCCGCATACCAGGCGCAATGATGACTGGCATGATCATCACCACCGTGCTTGCGATACCGATCGGTCGCCTGTGGGGAGACGGCAGCGCCTTTGCGGGTGGGACGCCGGATGTCCAGACGCTCGTCAACTGGAGCGGCCTGTTTGCCGCGCCCGATTTCAGTTTCGTCGGCAGGATCGATCTTCTTGGTGCCCTTCAGGTCGCCTATGCACCGTTCATCTTCGTCTTCCTCTTCACCAACTTCGTGGAGGCGCTGTCGACTTTCTTGGGGCTCGCGGAAGCGGCCAACCTGAAGGACGAGAGTGGGATGCCACGCAACATCAAGGAATCGATGCATGTCGACGCCGTCGCGGCGCTGATATCCGCCCCGCTCGGCACTAGCCCGGCAACGGTCTACCTGGAATCGGGCGCCGGCATCGCGCAGGGTGGGCGGACTGGCCTCGTCGCCTTTATTGCGGGGCTCCTATTCCTGCCGTTCCTGTTCCTCTCGCCGCTCCTTTCGCTGGTGCCGACGATTGCCACGGCGCCCGTCCTCATCCTCACGGGCCTCTTCATGTCGGCGCCGATGGGGCAGATCAACTGGGCGGACATGGAAGACGCCATCCCGGCCTTTCTCGCAATCGTGCTCATTCCGCTGACGTTTTCGATAACTCTCGGCCTGTCGCTTGCCATCATCGCCTTCGTTATGATGAAGCTTGCTCTCGGAAAGGTTTCCGAGGTCAAGCCCGTCATGTGGTTCGTCGCCGTGCTTGCCGCGATGCTGGTGATGCAGGTTCAATGA
- the ade gene encoding adenine deaminase, with amino-acid sequence MLQPWSEIAPRLVDVAMGRKPADLVVRNGRWVNVYSGEIVPGADIAIVGGRFAYVGPDAGHTIGEGTKIVDAAGRYLVPGLCDGHMHVESGLVTVTEFARAVIPHGTTTMFVDPHEIANVLGIAGVKLMNDEAQTLPVNIFVQVPSCVPSAPGLENAGATLSAADVREALAWPNIIGLGEMMNFPGVAANDSKMVAEIAATRAAGLTVGGHYASPDLGRAFHAYAAGGPADDHEGTTVEDAIARVRQGMRSMLRLGSAWFDVAAQVKAITERGIDPRNFVLCTDDSHSGTLVSDGHMNRVVRHAISQGLKPITAIQMATLNTAQHFGLERDLGSIAPGRRADLIVTSDLTALPIEMVFVRGRLLAEKGVLVADIPAYDYPASAKNTVKLGKRLAPTDFDISAAGSSEVEVRVIGVIENQAPTKALQRRLPVECGVVQMDRASDVCQIALVERHRATGGVINAFVSGFGYDTHCAMASTVAHDSHHMIVVGTNKADMAQAANRLQEVGGGIVLIAGGRELALVELPVAGLMSDQRAEIVAEKASRLVEAMRACGCKLNNAYMQHSLLALVVIPELRISDVGLIDVTRFETTEVIVR; translated from the coding sequence ATGCTGCAGCCATGGTCTGAAATCGCACCACGCCTCGTAGATGTCGCTATGGGGCGGAAGCCAGCGGATTTGGTCGTCCGCAACGGCAGGTGGGTGAACGTCTATTCCGGGGAAATCGTGCCGGGCGCCGATATCGCGATCGTCGGGGGCCGCTTCGCTTATGTCGGTCCCGACGCCGGCCACACAATCGGGGAGGGGACCAAGATCGTCGATGCGGCCGGCCGCTACCTCGTCCCCGGTCTCTGCGACGGGCACATGCATGTCGAAAGCGGGCTGGTAACGGTGACCGAGTTCGCCCGCGCCGTCATTCCGCACGGCACGACGACCATGTTCGTGGACCCTCACGAGATCGCCAACGTGCTCGGCATCGCCGGCGTGAAGCTGATGAACGACGAGGCGCAGACCCTGCCCGTCAACATCTTCGTGCAGGTTCCGAGCTGCGTCCCCAGCGCGCCGGGGCTAGAGAATGCCGGCGCGACGCTGAGCGCCGCGGACGTGCGCGAAGCCCTTGCCTGGCCCAACATTATCGGGCTCGGCGAGATGATGAACTTCCCCGGGGTTGCTGCGAACGATTCCAAGATGGTTGCCGAAATCGCCGCAACGCGGGCCGCAGGCCTGACGGTCGGCGGTCACTATGCCTCCCCGGACCTGGGCCGCGCCTTCCATGCCTATGCCGCCGGCGGCCCGGCAGACGACCACGAGGGAACCACCGTCGAAGACGCGATCGCGCGCGTTCGGCAGGGCATGCGGTCCATGCTTCGTCTCGGCTCGGCCTGGTTCGACGTGGCCGCACAGGTCAAGGCTATTACCGAACGGGGCATCGATCCACGCAATTTCGTGCTCTGCACGGATGACAGCCACTCCGGCACACTGGTCAGCGATGGCCACATGAACCGCGTGGTGCGCCACGCCATCTCCCAGGGCCTGAAGCCGATCACCGCGATCCAGATGGCGACACTCAACACCGCGCAGCACTTTGGCCTGGAGCGGGATCTGGGCTCGATTGCCCCGGGACGCCGCGCCGATCTCATCGTGACCTCCGATCTGACCGCCTTGCCGATAGAGATGGTGTTCGTCCGCGGTCGGCTTTTGGCGGAGAAGGGCGTGCTGGTTGCCGACATTCCCGCCTACGACTATCCAGCGAGCGCCAAAAACACGGTGAAACTCGGCAAGAGGCTTGCCCCAACCGACTTTGACATTTCTGCGGCCGGATCGTCGGAAGTCGAGGTGCGGGTGATCGGCGTCATCGAAAACCAGGCCCCCACCAAAGCCTTACAGCGCCGACTGCCGGTAGAATGCGGCGTAGTGCAGATGGATCGCGCCAGCGACGTGTGCCAGATCGCGCTGGTGGAGCGCCATCGGGCGACCGGCGGCGTGATCAACGCCTTCGTCTCCGGCTTCGGTTACGACACCCATTGCGCCATGGCCTCAACGGTCGCCCATGACAGCCACCATATGATCGTCGTTGGCACGAATAAGGCTGACATGGCGCAGGCCGCGAACCGACTGCAGGAGGTGGGCGGCGGTATTGTGCTCATTGCCGGCGGGCGTGAACTCGCTCTCGTCGAACTGCCAGTCGCCGGGCTCATGTCGGACCAGCGCGCGGAAATCGTGGCGGAAAAGGCAAGTCGTCTCGTGGAAGCCATGCGTGCCTGCGGCTGCAAACTTAATAATGCCTACATGCAGCATTCTCTGCTGGCGTTGGTGGTGATTCCGGAACTACGTATCTCCGACGTCGGCCTAATCGATGTCACCCGTTTCGAGACGACCGAGGTGATCGTTCGTTAG
- a CDS encoding arginase family protein: MPTLPYAILEAPSTLGLATHGVERLPDQLLHLGLAERIHARHAERLAVPPKEPTPDPETGILNARAIAAWSPKLADAVEAVLTAGEFPVVLGGDCTIVLGSMLAFRRRGRYGLLFIDGNADFFQPEAEPNGEGASMDLALVTGYGPSHLTDIEGRGPLVRPEDAVAFAYRDHKDQEEYGSQPLPNELKAIDLPAVRAVGIEAAAREAVDHLTREELDGFFIHLDADCLDDAIMPAVDFRMPGGLSWDELGTALRVALASGKAVGIEITIYNPRLDESGSAGRDLADVLATALGTAAS, encoded by the coding sequence ATGCCGACCCTTCCTTATGCAATTCTCGAAGCCCCTTCCACGTTGGGACTGGCGACCCACGGAGTGGAGCGCCTGCCCGACCAACTCCTGCATCTCGGTCTTGCGGAGCGCATCCATGCGCGCCACGCCGAGCGGCTGGCGGTGCCTCCGAAGGAGCCTACGCCAGATCCCGAGACCGGCATCCTGAATGCGAGGGCAATTGCGGCTTGGTCGCCCAAGCTCGCCGACGCGGTGGAAGCGGTGCTTACCGCGGGCGAATTTCCGGTGGTACTGGGCGGCGATTGCACGATCGTGCTGGGCTCGATGCTCGCGTTTCGCCGACGCGGCCGCTACGGCCTGCTCTTCATCGACGGCAACGCCGATTTCTTCCAGCCCGAGGCGGAGCCTAATGGTGAGGGCGCCTCCATGGACCTTGCCCTCGTTACCGGCTACGGCCCGTCACATCTGACCGACATTGAAGGTCGCGGTCCTCTGGTCCGTCCCGAAGACGCTGTCGCGTTCGCATATCGCGATCATAAGGATCAGGAGGAGTACGGAAGCCAGCCGCTCCCTAACGAGCTCAAGGCGATTGATCTTCCCGCCGTGCGCGCAGTGGGCATTGAGGCCGCCGCGCGCGAAGCGGTTGACCACCTGACGCGAGAGGAACTGGACGGCTTCTTCATCCATCTCGACGCCGATTGCCTCGACGACGCCATCATGCCGGCTGTCGATTTCCGCATGCCGGGCGGGTTGTCGTGGGACGAGCTAGGGACCGCGCTTCGGGTTGCCTTGGCGAGTGGCAAGGCAGTCGGCATCGAGATCACCATCTACAATCCGCGCCTTGATGAGTCCGGCAGCGCCGGGCGCGACCTGGCCGACGTACTGGCCACAGCCCTCGGAACAGCAGCGTCCTGA
- a CDS encoding IS630-like element ISRm2011-2 family transposase (programmed frameshift): MARPFSNDLRERVVDAVTGEGLSCRAAAKRFGIGISTAIDWVRRFRETGSAAPGQMGGHKPRKLSGPHRAWLLCRCRERDFTLHGLVAELSERGLKVDYRAVWTFVHEEGLSYKKKTLVASERERPDVARHRARWLKHCPGIDPARLVFIDETWTKTNMAPLRGWAPRGERLVGYAPFGHWNTMTFVAALRADRVSAPFILDGPINGERFRIYVQQVLVPELKAGDIVILDNLGSHKGQEIRAAIRKAGARLFFLPKYSPDLNPIEKLFAKIKHWLREAQARSRDAIHDELRHILQAVTPQECAAYFKEAGYERA; the protein is encoded by the exons ATGGCGAGACCTTTTTCGAATGATCTTCGGGAACGCGTTGTCGATGCGGTGACGGGCGAGGGCCTATCGTGCCGGGCAGCGGCCAAGCGCTTCGGCATCGGCATCAGCACCGCGATCGATTGGGTGCGGCGGTTTCGCGAGACGGGCAGCGCCGCACCCGGCCAGATGGGTGGGCACAAGCCCCGCAAGCTTTCCGGTCCGCACCGGGCTTGGCTGCTTTGCCGCTGCCGCGAGCGCGACTTCACGCTGCACGGACTTGTCGCCGAGTTGAGCGAGCGCGGCCTGAAGGTGGATTATCGCGCCGTCTGGACCTTCGTGCACGAAGAGGGGTTGAGTTATA AAAAAAAGACGCTGGTCGCCAGCGAACGGGAGCGGCCCGACGTCGCCCGCCACCGGGCACGATGGCTGAAGCACTGCCCCGGAATTGATCCCGCCCGCCTCGTTTTCATCGATGAGACCTGGACGAAGACGAACATGGCGCCGCTGCGGGGCTGGGCGCCTCGCGGCGAACGACTGGTGGGCTACGCCCCCTTCGGCCATTGGAACACCATGACCTTTGTCGCCGCACTCAGGGCCGACCGCGTCAGCGCTCCCTTTATCCTCGATGGCCCGATCAATGGCGAACGCTTCCGCATCTATGTCCAGCAAGTTCTGGTGCCGGAACTCAAAGCCGGCGACATCGTCATCCTGGACAATCTCGGCTCCCATAAGGGTCAGGAGATCCGCGCCGCCATCCGTAAGGCCGGCGCCCGCCTGTTCTTTCTGCCGAAATATTCCCCCGATCTCAATCCGATCGAAAAGCTCTTCGCCAAAATCAAGCACTGGTTGCGTGAGGCACAGGCCAGATCACGCGACGCAATCCATGACGAACTGCGCCACATTCTCCAAGCCGTCACCCCACAGGAATGCGCAGCCTACTTCAAAGAGGCGGGATATGAACGGGCTTAA
- a CDS encoding MucR family transcriptional regulator, translating to MTETRSNGRRLELTSRIVSAYLSRNVIAPDELPYLIQQTYGSLNETSGPGETPPAVEEQRPAVPIKKSVTDDFIVCLEDGKKFKSLKRHLTTKYGMTPDQYREKWKLPSEYPMTARNYALQRSKLARAMGLGKSRALK from the coding sequence TTGACGGAAACGCGCTCAAACGGACGAAGACTTGAGCTCACCAGCCGCATCGTATCGGCCTATTTGAGCCGCAATGTCATTGCCCCCGACGAACTCCCTTATCTTATCCAGCAAACCTACGGCTCCCTGAACGAAACTTCTGGACCAGGGGAGACCCCGCCAGCAGTCGAAGAACAACGCCCCGCGGTCCCCATCAAGAAGTCGGTGACCGACGACTTCATCGTCTGCTTGGAGGACGGCAAGAAATTCAAGTCTCTCAAGCGGCATTTGACGACAAAATACGGTATGACGCCGGACCAGTATCGCGAAAAATGGAAGCTTCCATCCGAATACCCGATGACAGCTCGCAACTATGCCCTGCAGCGCTCGAAACTCGCACGCGCGATGGGGCTGGGAAAGAGCCGGGCGTTGAAGTAG
- a CDS encoding low temperature requirement protein A, with amino-acid sequence MAENHTHWLRKENTDQTKASFPELFFDLVFVFALIQLSESLSDDFSLGIAAEAVLFIFALWWVWIHTTWVMDLLDTEIEPVRLLLFTLMFFGIVMAIALPEAFKGMGLLFAVAYSAMQVSRSLFALYAFRRGDPASFMTFFRITAWLTISSTFWITGGLSEPHLRVVLWIVALVVEYTGPTVRYWVPLIGASPRETLDIDGEHLAERSALFVIIALGETILTIGKHTFSNLETEGTPWVLCFSFLTTVLMWWIYFHDGQQRAADKAEDTSKPQTTAQYLFTYGHLPIVGGIIFTAVGEDFSLAHPYQLGKYNFALAQLGGPILFLAGTMWMKRVSSRVLPYSHVFGISLLTASFTLVPFVANFAIQALTGVILLVVAVWEYVALKHLRRSAA; translated from the coding sequence ATGGCTGAAAACCACACGCACTGGCTTCGGAAAGAGAATACGGATCAGACGAAGGCGAGCTTTCCGGAACTCTTTTTCGATCTCGTTTTTGTATTTGCCCTGATTCAGCTTTCCGAGAGCCTTTCGGATGATTTCAGTCTTGGCATCGCCGCCGAAGCAGTGCTTTTCATCTTCGCGCTTTGGTGGGTATGGATTCATACGACGTGGGTCATGGATCTTCTGGATACCGAGATCGAACCGGTCCGCCTGCTGCTCTTCACTCTCATGTTCTTCGGCATCGTGATGGCGATTGCGCTGCCCGAGGCCTTCAAAGGCATGGGCCTTCTCTTTGCCGTCGCCTATTCAGCGATGCAGGTCAGTCGGTCGCTGTTCGCACTCTATGCATTCCGAAGAGGCGACCCGGCCTCGTTCATGACCTTTTTCCGGATCACCGCCTGGCTTACGATTTCAAGCACCTTCTGGATTACGGGAGGCCTGTCGGAACCGCATCTGCGCGTCGTCCTGTGGATCGTGGCGCTCGTTGTGGAATATACAGGTCCGACGGTCCGCTACTGGGTGCCACTTATCGGGGCTTCGCCGCGGGAAACCCTTGACATCGACGGGGAACATCTTGCGGAACGCAGCGCTCTTTTTGTCATCATCGCACTTGGCGAGACCATCCTGACAATTGGCAAACACACGTTCAGCAACCTCGAGACTGAGGGCACGCCCTGGGTCCTCTGTTTTTCCTTTCTCACCACGGTTCTCATGTGGTGGATCTATTTTCACGACGGCCAGCAACGGGCCGCTGACAAGGCAGAAGACACGTCCAAACCGCAAACCACCGCGCAGTATCTCTTCACCTATGGCCACCTTCCGATCGTTGGCGGCATCATCTTCACGGCGGTCGGAGAAGATTTCAGCCTGGCGCACCCTTACCAACTGGGAAAGTACAATTTCGCGCTGGCTCAGCTCGGCGGGCCGATCCTGTTCCTGGCTGGGACAATGTGGATGAAAAGGGTGTCATCGCGCGTCCTGCCCTATTCGCATGTCTTTGGCATCAGCCTGCTCACAGCTAGTTTCACGCTTGTGCCCTTCGTCGCCAACTTCGCTATCCAGGCGCTGACAGGTGTTATACTGCTCGTGGTCGCCGTCTGGGAGTATGTCGCGTTGAAGCATCTGCGGCGCAGCGCCGCTTGA
- a CDS encoding transposase gives MADESNTGPVAAAVAADAEVKVPTAKKLRSPRPQKAAAEPAQPKAPAAKPRRYSEQERNDKLKLIETQVSEGNTLKNAIQSAGISEQTYYHWKGAAKPVGKKDAKSTKPLPAGDEFADLVKLEEENQKLRKRLAEKLRTENAELRKRLGLD, from the coding sequence ATGGCTGACGAGAGTAATACAGGACCAGTTGCTGCGGCCGTAGCGGCGGACGCTGAAGTGAAAGTACCAACGGCTAAGAAGCTGAGGTCGCCACGGCCTCAGAAGGCGGCTGCCGAACCAGCTCAACCAAAGGCGCCGGCCGCTAAACCCAGGAGGTATAGCGAACAAGAGAGAAACGACAAGCTTAAGCTGATCGAGACGCAAGTCAGCGAAGGAAACACCCTCAAGAACGCTATCCAGAGTGCCGGCATATCAGAGCAAACCTACTATCATTGGAAAGGTGCCGCGAAGCCTGTCGGAAAAAAGGACGCGAAGAGCACCAAGCCCCTACCGGCCGGCGATGAGTTCGCAGATCTTGTCAAGTTGGAAGAGGAAAACCAGAAACTCCGCAAACGACTGGCGGAGAAGCTGCGCACGGAAAACGCCGAACTGCGCAAGAGGCTCGGTCTGGATTAA
- a CDS encoding sensor histidine kinase produces MEAAKVSKPDVSTVYAVDLSQRPVPQGDAAREKAALLQLARRMHDAPGEMLPRFVELAMELTGGISAGISLLEQTEPSPVFRWHHLKGILSPFNGATTPRDFSPCGITLERSATTLTIHPERVYDWIPPGLSLPEVLLVPLYIGRTEPLGTLWIVADRIGHFHCGHGATMQELAGFIGIALKMVRSEQELQQALEQQELLTREMSHRLKNLFTIVDGMIRISARSTDNKDDLVALLSGRLHALAAAHSLVRPSFSDVQGAASNLAELLSIVTEPHEPPATGGRRRLSLRGPSVLCGEQSVNGLALVFHELATNAAKYGALCSENGRVDVLWQIDGDDLSITWSEDRGTQISIPPASKGFGSTLVEATVTHQFGGTLSYDWRPVGLSVNIVMPLSILAR; encoded by the coding sequence ATGGAAGCTGCGAAGGTGTCCAAACCCGACGTTTCGACGGTCTACGCGGTCGATCTGAGTCAGAGGCCAGTGCCACAGGGCGATGCGGCGCGGGAGAAGGCCGCGCTTCTCCAGCTCGCCAGACGCATGCACGACGCGCCTGGGGAAATGCTCCCAAGGTTCGTGGAACTCGCCATGGAACTGACAGGCGGAATTTCGGCCGGTATCAGTCTGCTCGAACAGACAGAGCCGTCTCCAGTGTTCCGTTGGCATCATCTAAAGGGGATTCTGTCGCCGTTCAACGGGGCTACTACGCCCCGCGATTTCTCGCCATGTGGTATCACGCTAGAGCGAAGCGCAACGACACTGACCATTCATCCAGAACGCGTCTATGATTGGATACCACCGGGCTTGTCGCTGCCGGAGGTTCTGCTCGTTCCCCTGTACATCGGACGAACGGAACCACTCGGGACACTGTGGATTGTCGCCGACAGAATTGGACATTTCCACTGCGGCCACGGGGCCACGATGCAGGAGCTCGCGGGGTTCATCGGCATAGCACTGAAGATGGTCCGATCCGAACAGGAACTCCAGCAGGCACTTGAACAGCAGGAACTGCTTACCAGGGAGATGAGCCATCGGCTCAAAAACCTTTTCACTATCGTCGACGGCATGATCCGCATCAGCGCCCGCAGCACGGACAACAAGGATGATTTAGTCGCACTATTGTCCGGCAGGTTGCATGCGCTCGCCGCTGCCCATTCTTTGGTGAGACCATCTTTTAGCGACGTTCAGGGGGCGGCCTCCAACCTTGCCGAGCTGTTGAGCATCGTCACCGAACCGCACGAGCCTCCGGCAACAGGCGGCAGGAGAAGGCTCTCACTCCGCGGGCCGTCGGTTCTATGCGGTGAGCAATCGGTGAACGGACTCGCGCTGGTCTTCCATGAACTCGCGACTAATGCCGCCAAATACGGGGCACTATGCAGCGAAAATGGAAGGGTGGACGTTCTTTGGCAGATCGACGGCGACGATCTTAGCATCACATGGAGTGAGGACCGGGGTACCCAAATATCTATCCCGCCGGCTTCCAAGGGCTTCGGCAGCACATTGGTGGAGGCCACCGTCACCCACCAGTTCGGCGGCACCTTAAGCTATGACTGGCGACCGGTCGGTCTGTCGGTGAACATCGTCATGCCGTTATCTATTCTGGCGCGATAG
- a CDS encoding TrkH family potassium uptake protein has translation MNASLFRHAMHIAAILGLYLSAAMLIPAMLDLYYGHYDWQVFAAAAFVTSGLSATTFMATRGGPPPFSKKFGFLLVNVLWSAFALIGALPLWMSSLDLDFAQALFESVSAITTTGSTVIVGLDDAPPGILIWRSLICWLGGVGIVVLGLFIIPYLRVGGMSFFKMESSDTNEKPFARLATFSRAFFTVYVGITLLCAIGYNLTGMNRFDAINHAMSTVATGGFSTHDASFAYFGSIPLLWTATFFMTLCSLPFSILIVFVARGRLDALRDPQIFVFLAYLTVFAFSVAIYHRLTNGVEFHIALAHAFFNFSSILSTAGYMSEDYQLWGPFVVMAAFIATFMGGCSGSTAGGIKAYRFIVLFNAIHSGLRKLIYPAAVYPVRYGRNSLDADTLRAILLFFVTYILLWIFGSLTMAALGYDFLTAVSAVITCLSNVGPGLGTLVGPAGNFSTLEDPELYLLSLMMMMGRLEVLTVLVILTPVFWKQ, from the coding sequence TTGAATGCTTCACTTTTCCGGCACGCCATGCACATTGCGGCAATTCTCGGCCTCTATCTGTCGGCCGCGATGCTGATTCCTGCGATGCTGGACCTCTATTATGGCCATTACGATTGGCAGGTCTTCGCGGCGGCCGCCTTCGTCACCAGTGGCCTTTCCGCCACGACTTTCATGGCGACCCGTGGCGGGCCGCCTCCGTTTTCCAAGAAGTTCGGTTTTCTACTCGTCAACGTTCTCTGGTCGGCTTTCGCGTTGATCGGCGCCTTGCCGCTGTGGATGTCATCCCTCGATCTCGACTTCGCGCAGGCGCTTTTCGAGTCTGTGTCGGCGATTACCACGACCGGATCGACGGTGATCGTCGGACTGGACGATGCCCCGCCCGGCATTCTGATTTGGCGGTCCCTCATCTGCTGGCTCGGAGGCGTTGGAATCGTCGTCCTGGGCCTGTTCATCATCCCGTACCTGCGGGTCGGGGGAATGTCCTTCTTCAAGATGGAATCCTCCGACACAAACGAGAAGCCCTTTGCCCGCCTCGCCACGTTCAGCCGGGCGTTTTTCACGGTCTATGTCGGCATCACGCTCCTTTGTGCCATCGGGTACAACCTGACCGGCATGAACCGGTTCGATGCGATCAATCACGCCATGTCGACGGTCGCCACCGGTGGCTTCTCAACCCACGATGCATCGTTCGCGTATTTCGGCAGCATTCCGCTCCTGTGGACCGCAACGTTTTTCATGACATTGTGCAGTCTGCCCTTTTCGATCCTCATCGTCTTCGTTGCACGTGGTCGGCTCGACGCATTGCGTGATCCTCAGATCTTCGTTTTTCTTGCCTATCTGACGGTCTTCGCTTTCTCGGTCGCGATCTATCACCGCCTGACGAATGGCGTCGAATTTCACATCGCGCTGGCTCACGCATTCTTCAACTTCAGCTCGATTCTGTCGACTGCGGGTTACATGAGCGAGGACTACCAGCTTTGGGGACCTTTCGTCGTGATGGCTGCATTCATCGCGACCTTCATGGGTGGGTGTTCCGGCTCCACCGCCGGTGGCATAAAGGCCTACCGCTTCATCGTTCTCTTCAACGCCATCCACTCTGGCTTACGCAAACTCATCTATCCGGCGGCAGTCTACCCTGTCCGCTACGGTCGGAACTCGTTGGACGCCGACACTTTGCGGGCGATCCTCCTGTTCTTCGTTACCTATATCCTCCTTTGGATCTTCGGTAGCCTGACGATGGCGGCGTTGGGCTACGACTTCCTCACCGCGGTATCAGCAGTCATTACCTGCCTCTCGAACGTCGGCCCCGGCCTTGGCACTCTTGTCGGCCCCGCGGGCAATTTCTCGACCCTCGAGGACCCGGAACTTTATCTGCTTTCGCTCATGATGATGATGGGGCGACTTGAAGTGCTGACCGTGCTTGTCATCCTAACACCGGTGTTCTGGAAGCAGTGA